One window of Trifolium pratense cultivar HEN17-A07 linkage group LG5, ARS_RC_1.1, whole genome shotgun sequence genomic DNA carries:
- the LOC123884859 gene encoding uncharacterized protein LOC123884859, with protein sequence MSFERLNTPKSGFRKFFQSLDEWFEYKDKGKWIEDMKGSIILAASMIATMTFSLGTNPPGGIVSVSLENVSSFESFDELCSNVTGICAGSAILGSLYTNTYVRFLVCNTICFIAAISVIFLLVSGIPMDNTFSIWLLSTCMCITLTSLALTYMVAAVMITPDSILNNYDNPFAIALLVWVAFVLLVHGVHIVRFLVRKICRKCLK encoded by the coding sequence ATGAGTTTTGAACGATTGAATACCCCCAAGTCTGGTTTTAGAAAGTTCTTTCAGTCTTTAGATGAGTGGTTTGAATacaaagataaaggtaaatGGATAGAAGATATGAAAGGTAGCATAATTTTAGCAGCTTCCATGATAGCAACCATGACATTTTCACTCGGTACTAATCCACCCGGCGGCATCGTGAGTGTTAGTCTCGAGAACGTATCTAGTTTCGAATCTTTCGATGAACTTTGTTCTAATGTCACCGGAATATGCGCCGGATCAGCGATCTTGGGTAGTTTGTACACTAATACCTATGTTAGATTTTTGGTATGTAATACAATTTGTTTCATTGCAGCAATTAGTGTTATTTTCTTGCTTGTTAGTGGAATTCCTATGGACAATACATTTTCAATATGGCTTTTATCAACATGCATGTGCATCACTCTCACAAGCCTTGCTCTTACCTACATGGTTGCTGCAGTCATGATCACACCAGATTCCATTTTGAACAACTATGATAATCCGTTTGCCATTGCTCTTCTTGTTTGGGTTGCCTTTGTGCTACTTGTTCATGGTGTTCACATTGTTCGCTTCTTAGTGAGGAAAATATGCCGCAAATGCCTCAAATGA